The Chloroflexota bacterium sequence TGGATTCCACGGGTTGGACGATGATGAGGCCGATGCGTCGGAATCTGAGGCGCCATCGACCTGACCCGAGCGTTCGCTCTTCGACTGAGGCCGTCCCGCACCCGCGGGGCGGCCTCTTCCTGTCTCGGGTCCCATTGACTCGGGTACGCTGTGACGGTGACGAAGATCGGCTACGCGGCCATGCTCGAGCAGTTCCATCCGACCGACCTGCTCGAATGGTGCCCACAGGCTGAGGCCGCCGGATTCTCCGCGGGATTCATGGTCAGCGAGCACTTCCACCCCTGGACGCCGCAACAGGGAAACGCTGCGTTCGCCTGGACTTTCTTGGGCGCCTTGGGGCAGCGCACGACCTTGCCGATCGGCCTCGCCGTCACAGCCCCGGGGTTCCGCTACCACCCCGCGGTCATCGCGCATGCCGCCGCCACGATGGGCGCGATGTATCCGGGCCGCTTCTGGCTCGGACTGGGTGCAGGTGAGGCGCTCAATGAGCACGTCATCGGCGGCAAGTGGCCAGAGATCGGCATTCGCAGCGCGATGCTGTTCGAGGCGATCGAAATCATCAACAAGCTCTTCACGGGCGACGTGGTGCGGCACACCGGCACCTATTTCACCCTGGAGTCGGCCAAGCTCTACACCCGCCCGGAACAGGCGGTCCCGATCTACGTCGCCACCGCCGGACCGATGAACGCCAAGCGCACCGGTCGCCACGCCGACGGGATGATCACGGTCGGAGCGGCAGATGTGAAGATCCAGATGTTGTGGGCCAAGTTCGGAGAGGGGGCGCTCCAGGCGGGCCGGGATCCGCACTCAATGCCGAAGTTGCTGCAGATCCACGTCTCGTGGGCGAAGACCCACGCTGTGGCTGAGGCGAACGCAATGCGCGAGTGGCCCAACGGCGGCATGCCCTTTCCGAAGCAGGACATCCGCCACCCGGAGGACTTCGCCAACCTCGCCAAGCTGATCCGCCCCGAGCACTTCACGAATCGGGTCCTGATCTCGGCCGACCTCGACGAGCACGCGGCGCAC is a genomic window containing:
- a CDS encoding TIGR03557 family F420-dependent LLM class oxidoreductase, giving the protein MTKIGYAAMLEQFHPTDLLEWCPQAEAAGFSAGFMVSEHFHPWTPQQGNAAFAWTFLGALGQRTTLPIGLAVTAPGFRYHPAVIAHAAATMGAMYPGRFWLGLGAGEALNEHVIGGKWPEIGIRSAMLFEAIEIINKLFTGDVVRHTGTYFTLESAKLYTRPEQAVPIYVATAGPMNAKRTGRHADGMITVGAADVKIQMLWAKFGEGALQAGRDPHSMPKLLQIHVSWAKTHAVAEANAMREWPNGGMPFPKQDIRHPEDFANLAKLIRPEHFTNRVLISADLDEHAAHIQKFVDMGFDEIHLHNVGRNQAEFIAAFGEEVLPHLRLG